The genomic segment TTCTTCCTACCCCATTTTGAGCATGATATgttaactgaaacaaaaaaatctgtattttctcttcttttttatgcaCTTCTTGTTACTGtgcactattttatttttatatttgtatcatGTTCGaataaatttcatttcatttcatttcaaagtaTCCCCCAGACCAAACACAAAGCCACCACAAAAGGCAGGATGGATTCATGCTTTCATGTCGTCAAATTCAACTTCTGACTCCACCATTTTAATGTTGCAGCTACAATCATCATTCATTGGACCAGGcagcatttttttcaatctgtttCTGTCCAATTTCGATGTGCCCCAGTTTCCTGTTCTTAGGAGTGACACCAGATTTTGTCTTTAGGTGGTGTAGCTTGTGTGTTTCAAAGTTTGATGTGTTGTGCATTTAGAGATGGTGTACCTGAGCGGTAACGAGGCATTATTAGGACTGCTGCTAGCTTGTTTTCCCAAACCTGCTACCTGTGGCCTGCTCATtgtcctctgacctctgacttTACTATGAGATTTTTAACAGCACAACTTCCCATTAGTGGATATGCTACAATctgattgactgattcactATTTCTAGAGACAAACAATGAAGTAGGGATAATTATTAAAAGTGGCCAGCAAATGTATGTTTAGGAAAACCATTCTAGAAAACTGtcattttgaatacattttcatgtttaCAATCAGTTTTGTCTCAACAACCATCTGTTTTTGATTAGGATAGTTTTATAGAGAATGTAGAGTTGTggttaaaataagttattatgCAAGATGGTAATGTGGACAATTTCTAACCTTTTGTGTCATTGCATTGTCAAAGACTgaacaatataaatattttgcagGAGGTTTTTTGAGACCTAAACTCTTCATCTAAGCAACTTAATACACCGACTATGTGGCCAAATCAAGGTGGGATTTCACACCAACCCATAACAACATTTTTGACAAGTTTGATGCCAGTTATATCTGATCACTTTTCTATGGTGCATAATTGTGCTGCTTTTCCATATCaggtcctcctcctcctcaaatGGGTCCCCAAAACCCTGCCTTCCCTCCAGACTACAACCCTGCTTTTCCCACTGCTCCTGGATCAGGAATGTTCCCCCAGGGTCCGAATCCTGCATACCCTGCAGGCCAATTCCCAGCTCCCATGAACCCAGCCATGGTTCCCATTGCACCTCCCGGGGCTCCTGGCCCCCAGGCATATCCCATGGCTCCTGGAGGTGTTTATCCAGGTCCATATCCCCACTCTCCTAAAGGGGGCCACCACAAGGATCCTCATCATGGTGGATTATACCCTGGGCCTGGAATGGTTGTTGGAGGCCATGGACACAAAAAGCATAAGAAGatgaaaaagatgaagaaggTGAAGAAAGAACACAAGCATGGACACCACAAACATGGCAAGGTGAGGTTTGGCTTGGTTCAAACTGGAAGTGATTGTGcataaaacattgtaaaaatttGTTAAAGATTCTTTTTGTAATGACCATCTTGACATTGTTGTAGTTACCCTAGTCAGAGAATGTAACATTGTGCAAATGTTATTAtaatctgattaaaacaaacattacaaattgCTTAATGGaacattgaacaaaaatatgCTAATCTAAAATAGGAAGCAGAAATTAGTCAGCAAATAACatactaaaatgattttttaaaaagaaataataatctGATATACAATGTAAAGACGAAAATTGTGAGTAGTAGCACCTTGCTTCTATTGGAACAATTAATTATTGACATTAAGGGATACGCTGCACTCAGCCAGTATGGttggttatttttattgattaatttgttATGCCATAATTTAAACtgcaattatgttttttttgtgtattttttttattattcagactCCCATGAATCCAGTTGTTTATAATGTCAGTCTTGTACTAAATGTAATAGTTTATTGCATAAACTTTGATTGAAACATCTGTAATTTCTGTTTAAACCTGGCAATatgaattgttttattgtttcattatgtaagttgttttttttgtctttacagcattcaagcagc from the Xiphophorus maculatus strain JP 163 A chromosome 20, X_maculatus-5.0-male, whole genome shotgun sequence genome contains:
- the LOC102235793 gene encoding proline-rich protein 13: MWPNQGPPPPQMGPQNPAFPPDYNPAFPTAPGSGMFPQGPNPAYPAGQFPAPMNPAMVPIAPPGAPGPQAYPMAPGGVYPGPYPHSPKGGHHKDPHHGGLYPGPGMVVGGHGHKKHKKMKKMKKVKKEHKHGHHKHGKHSSSSSSSSSSSDSD